In a single window of the Halobacteriovorax sp. DA5 genome:
- the queA gene encoding tRNA preQ1(34) S-adenosylmethionine ribosyltransferase-isomerase QueA: MNQVNKVNRDDLQLSSYDYDLPKEQIAERPIEGRHHSRLLVYNCKTDTISHHKFNELINFLPKETTLVLNQSKVFPCRLKGHKESGGNAEVFFLSVEADENGHYRALVKARGKKKADDKYIFANGLTISIVDNIEGEFLIAPSIVGNDLIDYLNANALVPIPPYIRGGESDEQDKKDYQTVFANELGSVAAPTAGLHFSDELLEQIKSQGHDIAKVTLHVGLGTFAPVKVDNLEDHKMHSENYFVDKVNFEKIKNANKRIAVGTTSLRTLETIWQNGVDNYTPGEMKDTSIFLHPGVDVKSIDGLVTNFHLPKSTLLMLVSALIGREKTLEIYNIAVKEGYRFFSYGDAMLILR, from the coding sequence ATGAATCAAGTAAATAAAGTAAATAGAGACGATTTGCAGCTGTCATCTTACGACTACGATCTGCCTAAAGAACAGATTGCTGAGCGCCCAATTGAGGGACGTCATCACTCAAGATTATTAGTTTACAATTGTAAAACAGATACAATTTCTCATCATAAGTTCAATGAATTAATTAACTTTCTACCGAAAGAAACAACTTTGGTTTTAAATCAAAGCAAGGTCTTCCCTTGTCGTCTAAAAGGTCACAAGGAAAGTGGTGGTAACGCTGAAGTTTTCTTTCTAAGTGTTGAGGCCGATGAAAATGGCCACTACCGTGCACTTGTGAAAGCGCGTGGCAAGAAGAAGGCCGATGACAAGTATATTTTCGCTAACGGTCTGACGATTTCAATTGTCGATAATATTGAAGGTGAGTTCTTGATCGCTCCTTCAATTGTTGGCAATGATCTTATTGACTACTTAAATGCAAATGCACTTGTTCCAATTCCTCCTTATATTCGTGGGGGAGAGTCAGACGAACAAGATAAGAAAGATTATCAAACGGTCTTTGCCAATGAATTAGGAAGTGTTGCTGCTCCAACGGCCGGACTGCATTTTTCTGATGAGCTATTAGAGCAGATTAAAAGTCAAGGCCATGACATTGCCAAAGTTACTTTACATGTTGGTCTTGGTACTTTTGCTCCAGTTAAAGTTGATAATTTAGAAGATCACAAAATGCACTCTGAAAATTACTTTGTTGATAAAGTTAATTTTGAAAAAATAAAAAATGCTAATAAGCGCATTGCCGTTGGGACGACGAGTTTAAGAACTCTTGAAACAATTTGGCAAAATGGAGTCGATAATTATACTCCGGGAGAGATGAAGGATACTTCAATCTTTTTACACCCTGGAGTTGATGTGAAGAGTATTGATGGTTTGGTAACTAACTTTCACCTTCCTAAATCAACGCTACTTATGCTTGTGAGTGCGCTAATTGGCCGAGAGAAAACATTAGAGATTTATAATATTGCAGTTAAAGAGGGATATCGTTTCTTTTCATATGGTGATGCGATGTTAATTTTAAGGTAA
- a CDS encoding 3'-5' exonuclease, which yields MKNTKKNTNNIKARITKEEINSFEMIDYTGQIHLIDTEQKAQDISKRFQELNQKYNCTGLDTESRPSFKKTDNFRISLIQVSFEDECFLFRLNKIQCPDYLVEYLEDENLIKTGVAVKDDCRDLKKQYHINAKGVVDVQDLAKAQGYITLGLQSLTGILLEKKISKKAKLTNWENNKLTDAQIRYAATDAWISLKLYQALDKKD from the coding sequence TTGAAGAATACGAAGAAGAATACGAATAATATTAAAGCTAGAATTACTAAAGAAGAAATCAACTCTTTCGAGATGATTGATTACACGGGCCAGATTCATTTAATTGATACTGAACAAAAGGCCCAAGATATTTCTAAAAGATTTCAAGAATTAAATCAAAAATACAATTGCACGGGCCTTGATACTGAATCAAGGCCTTCTTTTAAAAAGACCGACAATTTTCGCATAAGTCTTATTCAAGTTTCATTTGAAGATGAATGCTTCCTTTTTCGTTTAAATAAGATTCAATGCCCTGACTATCTAGTCGAATATTTAGAAGACGAGAATCTAATTAAAACAGGGGTTGCGGTTAAAGACGATTGTCGTGATCTTAAGAAGCAATACCATATCAACGCAAAAGGCGTTGTCGATGTTCAAGACCTTGCAAAAGCGCAAGGCTATATTACTCTTGGTCTACAGTCCTTAACGGGAATTCTCTTAGAGAAGAAAATCTCTAAGAAGGCAAAGCTAACAAATTGGGAAAATAACAAATTAACAGATGCCCAAATTCGCTACGCTGCAACTGATGCTTGGATTTCATTAAAGCTCTATCAGGCCCTTGATAAGAAAGACTAA
- a CDS encoding thioesterase family protein, protein MARIKLSTPQREADFKTKIELTINFVNYGNHMGNDAVATLCHEGRLRFLKSLGHDELNCFGKSLIQADAAYMYRGEAFHGDVLEVEMFVEDISEYGFDLLYKFTCGDRLIAYAKNGLVFFDYEERKLAKAPQEFLNHFKK, encoded by the coding sequence ATGGCACGTATAAAATTATCGACACCTCAAAGAGAAGCTGATTTTAAAACTAAAATTGAGCTAACAATTAACTTCGTCAATTATGGAAATCATATGGGAAATGATGCTGTGGCAACACTTTGTCATGAAGGGCGTCTGCGCTTTCTTAAATCCCTTGGTCATGATGAACTAAATTGCTTTGGTAAGTCACTAATTCAAGCTGATGCTGCTTATATGTACCGTGGAGAGGCTTTCCATGGGGACGTTTTAGAGGTTGAAATGTTTGTCGAAGATATTAGTGAGTACGGCTTTGACCTTCTATATAAATTCACATGCGGTGATCGTCTTATCGCTTATGCTAAAAATGGCCTAGTCTTCTTTGACTATGAAGAGCGCAAGCTTGCCAAGGCCCCACAGGAATTTTTAAATCATTTTAAGAAATAA
- a CDS encoding serine protease, translating into MKLNLTQIALFSALLSTNSMAINKVIYGNDNRVDVHESNKEFLVDSVAAMVPSYAFLKDEKGKVADTKLLRFPTLKYHRGYPTCGDMRFRDQPTIASCSGFLIGKNLLMTAGHCMISGGTEVSDQVTSKCRDNKWVFNYNSTSVNKDGQLEIKKNDVYGCKRVVAASYTGTLDYAVVELEREATDKKPLTLNMSTNATAKGTDIYVAGYPTGLPLKVADGAKVISNPIYSKEIITDLDTFAGNSGSPVLNKKDEVIGILVAGEIDYAFDFDKGCYKVNVCKKQGGKCERQSSPLGGSGETVTKVVSAYTDYKLKEALGPYIFEEGAKSEEEVEEVIEEYEEEYE; encoded by the coding sequence TTGAAGTTAAATCTTACGCAAATCGCATTATTTTCAGCGCTACTTTCAACAAATTCGATGGCCATTAATAAAGTTATTTATGGAAACGATAACAGAGTTGATGTTCACGAATCAAATAAAGAATTCCTAGTTGATAGTGTTGCAGCAATGGTTCCAAGCTATGCTTTTTTGAAAGATGAAAAAGGAAAGGTTGCAGATACAAAACTTCTTAGATTTCCTACATTAAAATACCATAGAGGTTACCCTACTTGTGGTGACATGAGATTTAGAGATCAGCCTACGATTGCAAGTTGTAGTGGATTCTTAATAGGAAAGAATCTTCTTATGACGGCCGGACACTGTATGATCTCAGGTGGAACAGAAGTTTCTGACCAAGTAACATCAAAGTGTAGAGATAATAAATGGGTATTCAATTATAACTCAACATCAGTAAATAAAGATGGGCAATTAGAAATTAAAAAGAATGACGTCTATGGTTGTAAGCGCGTTGTAGCGGCATCTTACACAGGTACACTAGATTATGCAGTTGTTGAACTTGAACGAGAAGCGACAGATAAGAAGCCACTAACTCTAAACATGTCAACGAATGCAACAGCAAAAGGTACAGATATTTATGTGGCGGGCTACCCTACGGGACTCCCTCTTAAAGTTGCAGACGGAGCCAAGGTTATCTCAAACCCAATTTACAGCAAAGAGATCATCACAGACCTCGATACTTTTGCAGGTAACTCAGGATCTCCTGTTTTAAATAAGAAAGATGAGGTTATTGGTATATTAGTAGCTGGTGAAATCGATTATGCCTTTGATTTTGACAAAGGTTGCTATAAAGTAAACGTATGTAAGAAGCAAGGTGGAAAGTGTGAACGTCAATCATCTCCACTTGGAGGCAGTGGCGAAACTGTTACAAAAGTTGTCTCTGCTTACACTGATTACAAATTAAAAGAAGCTTTAGGGCCTTATATCTTTGAAGAAGGCGCTAAGAGCGAAGAAGAAGTGGAAGAAGTCATTGAAGAATACGAAGAAGAATACGAATAA
- the yajC gene encoding preprotein translocase subunit YajC — MLQLFISNAYAQGGAAAAPANSAMNFVPIIAVVAIFYFLVFRPQKKQMEEEKKMLDTLEKGNRVYTKSGIFGTIVGMTEKVVDLEVAEGTRIKILRSQLGGLEESILSNKKEA, encoded by the coding sequence ATGTTACAACTTTTTATATCAAATGCTTATGCTCAAGGTGGCGCAGCTGCTGCTCCAGCTAACTCAGCGATGAACTTTGTTCCAATTATTGCTGTTGTTGCTATTTTTTATTTCCTTGTTTTCAGACCACAAAAGAAACAAATGGAAGAAGAAAAGAAAATGCTTGATACACTTGAAAAAGGTAATCGTGTTTACACAAAATCAGGAATCTTTGGTACAATCGTAGGGATGACTGAAAAAGTTGTGGACCTTGAAGTTGCTGAAGGTACACGTATTAAAATCCTACGTTCACAACTTGGTGGACTTGAAGAAAGTATCCTTTCTAATAAAAAAGAGGCGTAA
- a CDS encoding L-serine ammonia-lyase produces the protein MNLSVFDIYSIGIGPSSSHTVGPMRAAKEFMDKLVSMGLFDETQVVSTALYGSLALTGKGHGTDKAVILGLSGYTPEDICPDQIDRILNLAHDQEKLTFFEGKDNAKVISYIPREHILFHRKQTLDFHSNGMCFQAIDKDGRELYKKVYFSIGGGFIVAEGENNEGDIFSQHTSKVKYPFTCGDELLAIANENDISICDLIKTNETSWRSEEEINKGLLEIWQAMDNCISRGLKAEGQLPGGLKVNKRAKKLYEALSKKDCEKNLDPLTIMDWVNLFAISVNEENASGGKVVTAPTNGAAGIIPAVIKYYLKFVKDASIDKVVDFLLVAGCVGILYKKNASISGAEVGCQGEVGVACSMAAAGLTQVLGGTNEQIENAAEIAMEHNLGLTCDPIGGLVQIPCIERNAMGAVKAINAARMAMRGDGSHFVSLDKVIKTMKETGADMQTKYKETSRGGLAVNVTEC, from the coding sequence ATGAATTTAAGTGTTTTTGATATCTACTCAATCGGAATTGGGCCTAGTAGCTCGCATACAGTAGGGCCTATGAGGGCCGCTAAAGAATTTATGGATAAACTCGTTTCAATGGGTTTATTTGATGAGACGCAAGTCGTTTCGACAGCACTCTATGGATCTCTTGCCTTAACAGGTAAAGGACATGGCACAGACAAGGCCGTCATTCTAGGACTTAGTGGTTACACTCCTGAAGATATCTGCCCAGATCAAATTGATCGCATCTTAAATCTAGCTCACGACCAAGAAAAGCTTACTTTCTTTGAAGGTAAAGATAACGCAAAAGTGATCTCTTATATTCCACGTGAACATATCTTATTCCATCGCAAACAAACTCTCGACTTCCACTCGAATGGAATGTGCTTCCAGGCCATCGATAAAGATGGACGTGAGTTATATAAGAAAGTCTACTTCTCAATTGGTGGTGGCTTCATCGTAGCTGAAGGCGAAAATAACGAAGGCGATATTTTCTCTCAACACACAAGCAAGGTTAAATACCCATTCACATGTGGAGATGAACTTCTAGCAATCGCTAATGAAAATGATATTTCAATTTGTGATTTAATTAAGACAAACGAAACATCATGGCGAAGTGAAGAAGAGATTAATAAAGGCCTTTTAGAAATTTGGCAGGCAATGGATAATTGCATAAGTAGAGGCCTTAAAGCAGAAGGACAACTTCCAGGTGGCCTTAAAGTAAATAAACGAGCAAAGAAGTTATACGAAGCTCTTTCGAAAAAAGACTGTGAGAAGAACCTTGATCCCCTAACGATTATGGATTGGGTAAATCTCTTTGCTATTTCTGTTAACGAAGAAAATGCTTCTGGTGGAAAAGTTGTGACAGCACCAACAAATGGAGCGGCTGGAATTATTCCAGCAGTTATTAAATACTATCTTAAATTTGTTAAGGACGCTTCAATTGATAAAGTTGTGGACTTCCTTTTAGTCGCCGGTTGTGTCGGGATTCTCTATAAAAAGAATGCTTCGATTTCAGGTGCAGAAGTTGGTTGTCAGGGCGAAGTTGGTGTTGCTTGCTCAATGGCGGCAGCAGGGCTTACACAAGTACTTGGTGGAACAAACGAACAAATCGAAAACGCCGCAGAAATTGCAATGGAACATAACCTAGGACTAACTTGCGATCCAATCGGTGGCCTTGTGCAAATTCCATGTATTGAGCGAAATGCGATGGGTGCAGTAAAAGCAATTAATGCGGCCAGAATGGCCATGCGTGGGGACGGAAGTCATTTTGTGAGTCTTGATAAAGTTATCAAAACCATGAAAGAAACTGGTGCTGATATGCAAACGAAGTATAAAGAAACAAGCCGTGGAGGCCTTGCTGTTAACGTCACTGAGTGTTAA
- the tgt gene encoding tRNA guanosine(34) transglycosylase Tgt, translating into MIKVEGYSGKARATTITTEHGEIKTPIFMPVGTRASVKCMWQEDLYEMNAQIILGNTYHLYLRPGHELIEKVGGGLHGFMNWDRPILTDSGGFQVFSLSDINKITEEGVTFSSHIDGSKHLISPEKSMEIQKGLGSDIVMAFDECPKLPATKETLRESMELTLRWAKRCIDYKLRDYQKLFGIVQGGLHHDLRTECMQRLEEMDFPGLALGGLSVGEKNEEMVDFLNGFVHTMPDQKPRYLMGVGKPLDILNGIRAGIDMFDCVLPTRNARNGQFLTHDGPLNIKNLRFREDTLPPDPSCDCKVCKTYSRSYIRHLYTTGEFLSGNLITYHNLYFMIKMTQDAREAILADRFDDYYKEFYNRYTSRKWASGQ; encoded by the coding sequence ATGATTAAAGTTGAAGGTTATAGCGGTAAGGCCCGCGCAACAACAATAACAACAGAGCACGGTGAGATTAAAACACCAATTTTTATGCCTGTTGGAACTCGTGCATCTGTTAAGTGTATGTGGCAAGAAGATCTTTACGAGATGAATGCTCAAATCATTCTTGGTAACACTTATCACTTATACCTAAGACCTGGGCATGAGCTAATTGAAAAAGTAGGTGGCGGCCTTCATGGTTTTATGAATTGGGATCGTCCAATTCTTACAGACTCAGGTGGGTTTCAAGTATTTTCCCTTTCAGACATTAATAAGATCACAGAAGAAGGAGTAACTTTTTCTTCACATATTGATGGGTCAAAACATCTAATCTCTCCAGAAAAAAGTATGGAGATTCAAAAGGGCCTTGGCTCAGATATCGTCATGGCATTTGATGAGTGCCCTAAACTTCCAGCAACGAAAGAAACTCTTCGCGAGAGTATGGAGTTAACTCTTAGATGGGCCAAGCGTTGTATTGATTATAAGCTTCGCGACTACCAAAAACTTTTTGGTATTGTTCAAGGTGGCCTACATCATGATCTTCGTACTGAGTGTATGCAGCGCCTTGAAGAAATGGACTTTCCTGGTCTTGCTCTAGGTGGACTTTCGGTTGGTGAAAAGAACGAAGAGATGGTTGATTTCCTAAATGGATTTGTTCACACTATGCCTGATCAAAAACCAAGATACTTAATGGGTGTTGGAAAGCCTCTTGATATTCTTAATGGGATTCGCGCCGGTATTGATATGTTTGACTGTGTTCTTCCAACAAGGAATGCACGTAACGGACAATTTCTAACACACGATGGACCTCTTAATATTAAGAATCTTCGTTTTAGAGAGGATACACTTCCGCCTGATCCAAGTTGTGATTGCAAAGTTTGTAAAACGTATTCACGTTCATACATTAGACACCTATACACAACTGGAGAGTTTCTTTCTGGTAACCTGATCACTTATCACAATCTTTATTTCATGATTAAGATGACTCAAGATGCACGAGAAGCAATTCTAGCGGATAGGTTTGACGATTATTATAAAGAATTTTATAACAGATACACTTCACGAAAATGGGCCTCAGGCCAATAA